In the genome of bacterium, the window GGCCGGCCGCGGCGGAGCTGGGCATTGTCGATCACGTCGTCGTGGAGCAGGGTCGCGGTGTGGATGTACTCGATCGCGGTCGCCAGGCTTAAGACCCGGGGCCCGCGGTAGCCGCAGGCTTGGGCCGCCAAGAGGCAGAGGATGGGGCGGAGTCGCTTGCCGCCGCTCATCACGATGTGGCCGGCGATCTGGGTGACCGAGGGCACATGGCTCTGGAGGTTCTTCTGGATCTCGCCCTCGACCAAACCGAGCTCTTCCTTGAGGCTCAGCGCCAGCTCGTCGAGACAGTCTTTTTCAACAATTTCATTCATTTTCGCGGTGATTCCATCGTAGGATGCCAAAGTCAAGGACCAACCATGCTCACCATGCCCGCCCGAGCCCTGCACAGCCGCGACATCCGTCTCGAGGGCGGGGAGACCGGCGTTTTGCTGCTTCACGGCTTCACCGCCACCGCCGATTCGATGCGCTATCTGGCCGAAGCCCTCAACAAGGCGAAATTCACGGTGATCGCCCCGCTCCTGGCCGGCCACGGCACCCAGGTCGAGCATCTCGAAAAGACCCATTGGAAGGATTGGTACCGCAGCGCCGAGGACTCGCTCCACGCCTTGAAGGCCGAGTGCAAGCAGGTCATGGTGGCCGGCCTCTCGATGGGCGGCCTGCTGGCGGTCCATCTGGCTTATCACCACAAGGCGACGGTCAAGGCCCTGGGCTTGATGGCGACTCCGCTCTTTCTCGATAATTTTCTGGTCCGCAACGTCTTCCCGGCGATCTGGAAGACGCCGCTCAAGCGGGTCTACAAATACCAGCCCAAGACCATCGCCTCGATCCGCGATCCCGAGGCCCGGCGGCGCTATCAGACTTACCACAAGGTGCCGGTGGTCTCGGTGGCCAACCTCCTCGATCTCCAGCAAACCGCCCGCCAGGAGCTGAAGCATCTGCGCCAGCCGACGATCATCCTCCACTCGTTCCATGACGAGACCGTGCCCTACGGCAACCTCGATTACATCAAGGCCCTCTTGGCCAGCGACGAGGTCGAAACCGTGACCTTGAAGAAGAGCAACCACATCATCACCGTCGATTACGACAAGGATTTGGTGGCCAAGCGGCTGATCCGCTTTTTTAAACGCCACTCTTAATCCCCCCTTTGAAAAGGGGGGTTAGGGGGGATTTAAAGCGGTGGCGGGAAATCCAAAGAACCGATTCTAATGTGAGGCGATTTCTAAATCCCCCCTGCCCCCCTTTTTCAAAGGGGGGGAGTCTAAAAAAAGGAAGCGCCGCGAGGGGACGGGTCCCTCACGGCGCTTCGCCGGGTCCACAAAGTGGGGGCTTAGGCGCGGCGGCGCCGCATGCCCAAGAGTCCGAGGCCCAGTCCTATCAGGGCCAAGGTGTCCCCCGAGAATCCGGTTCCACCGTTCAAGCTGCAGCCGCTGCCTTCGAGCACCGGCTGGCCCGGGTCGGTGACTTGATTGGGATCGTCGGTTGCCGGCGGCTCGGTGGGGATGGGCGTCGGCGTAGGGGTTGGGGTCGGCTCCGGCGTCGGCGTCGGCACCGGGCAGGGACCATAGGCCGGCATGGCCTGAGGGCCGGGCTCGATCGGCACCGGCGGCGGGGTCGGTCGAGGCAGGGTGGTGAAATCGTCGGCTCCGGTAGGAGGTGGAGTCGGCGTCGGAACGGGCTCGGTCCCGAACCAGGGATCGCAGTGCGGAGGCAGAGCTCCGGCCGAAGCGGGAGCCGCGGCCAAACCGCCGACAAGCATTGCTAAAACCAAAAATAAAGCCTTCATGATCGTCTCCTTTTTCTCGGGGCCCGGGGTGCCTCAAGCCCGTCGCTTTCAGGAAATTACAATAAAAAGGCCAAAGCCCCCATTGCCCGAATAAATGTACAACTATTTGAATTTTAAAGATTAATTAAAAAATAAATTGGCAAACCAGGAGAATGGGGTCATCATTTTGTGAAGCGATTTCATAAAAATGTGAAATAGGGGGCCCCGTGGAAGATTCCCAGGCTTATGCGGCGGAGAATGAATTGGGCCGAGGCAGCTTTGGCAAGGTCTATCGGGTTCATAACCGCCGGATGGAGCACTTCGCCTTGAAGGTTTTGAGCGAAGGCCAAGCCGGCACCGGGCTCAAGCGGGAATTGAATTTCCTCACTCGCTGCTCCCATCCCCATCTGGTGAAGGTGGTCGACTTCTTGCCGGAAACGGCCGGCATCAAGGGCATCGCGGAATCGGGCCCCGGCCTGGTGCTCGAATACCTTTCCGGTCCCGGCTTGGCCGAGGCTTTGGAATCGGCTCCGCCCGAGGATTGGATTCAAGCTTTCGCCCAAGCCCTGAGCGCCTTGACCTACCTCCATCGGCGGGGACTGCGGCACGGCGATTTAAAGCCGAGCAATTTTAAGTTCGCCAAAAAGCGCCAACTCAAGCTGCTCGACTTCGGATTGGCCGCCGAAAACGTCGGGGCCCAGGACGGCGGCTACAGCGGCACCTGGGACTACCTGGCCCCCGAAGCCTTGGGCGGAACGGCCGGTCCCGGCTCGGACCTCTTCGCCTTGGCCTCGGTATTCTATCAGCTCGCCACCGGCCGCTTACCTTATCCCGGCAGCGCCTTGGCCGAGAAATTTCTCGACGCGCCCCTGCCGCTGACGAAGTGGCGGCCGAATTTCCCCGAAGGTTTTGCCCGGCTTCTCGGGCGGATGCTCGAGCCCGAGCTCGAAAAGCGAATCCGCAGCGCCGAATCGGCTTTGAAGGTTCTGCGCCGGCTTTTCCCCAAGCAGGCGCCGGCCGAGAGCGGCGAGGAGCCCCCGGCCTTTCTAGGCCGCGAGGCTTGGCGCGCCGCCATGAAAAACGCGGTCGCCGACTGGGCCGCCGGCCGGGCTCGCGCTCCGCTTTGGCTCTTGAGCGGCGGCCCCGGCTCCGGCCGCAGCCGCTGCCTTGAGGAAATTCGCTGGCAGGCCTTGCAAAGCGATCTGCCGCTGCGCCGCTTGGACGAGACCTCGCCGGCCGAATGGCGGGCCGCGCTCCAGGCGGGCCCGGCCCTGCTGGCTTATGCCGATCTCCACCGCGCGCCCGAAGCTCGGCAAAAAGAGCTGCTCGAATTTTTAGGCTCGCTCCGGCCGGCCTCGATCGGCTTGCTCCTCGAGTTCGACGAGAGCGCGCCGAATTTGCTCCCGGAGCTTCGGGCTTGGCTGAGCTCGGCCGCGGAGGCGCAGCGTTGGCGGGTCGAACCATTCAGTCGGGAGGAAAGCCGGGAATTCCTTCGCGAGGCCTTAGGCGAAGAGCTGAGCCCGGCCTCGGTCGAGACCGCTCATCGCCTGAGCGGCGGCTTGCCGGTCTTGCTGCAGGTTTTGAGCGAGGTGGCGGGGAAGACGGGGGCAGCGGGGCTGAAGCCCGGGGCTACCGGATTTGCCACCGGACTTGTCGCCCGGGGCTTCAGCCCCGCCCAACCTTGGCCCTTGCCCGAGTCTTGGCTCGAGGAAAAAAAGCAGGCTTGGCGGCGCCTCAAACCCGAAGCCCGGCAGATCCTGCTGGCCTGGGCTTTGTTGCTGCAGCCCGAAGCGCTGGAGCCCTTGGCCGCCGTTTTGGAAATCCCTCAAAATCGTTTTGACGCGGCGATGACGCAGCTCGAGGCTCAACAGCTTTTGATTCCCATGCTGCGCAGCCAAATTCCGGCTTGGTCCGGCGGTGAAGCGGCCGCCATGGCGAAGAAACTTTATCTCCACTTCTCGGCCCCGGGCGGAGCCCAGCCCTTGACCTTGGCGGCCTTGGCCGAAGCCGCCGGCCTGGTCGAGGAGTTCTGGCGCCAGGGCAGCCGGGCCGCCGAGCAGCTCAGCGCCGCCGGCGATGCCGAAGCGGCGGTCGAGCTTTACCAACGGCTGCTTGGCGGCCCGCTCTCGGATTTGGAGCGGGCCCATGCCTACGCTTACTTGGCGGCGGCCTTGAGTCGGCTCGGCCGCTTCGAGGAGGCCGCCGAGGCCTATGAAAACTGGTATGAGGTGGCCGAGGACGACGGCAGCGGCGTTCAGACCCTCAAATATTTTTACCTCATGGGGCTCAATGCCCAGCATCAGGGTCAAAAAGCCAAGGCCAAGAAGCTTTACGACCGGGCCTTGGCCGCCGCGGCGCCGGAGCGCTTCGCCCAGCACCAGCCCTTTTGGCGCAAGGTCCTGGCCCTGCGCGGCCGGCTCGAGCAGGAGGAAGGCAACCCGGCCGCGGCCCGGGGTTTCTTCGAGCAAGGCTTGGCCGGCGCCGGCCAAGCCGCGCCGGAGCTGGCCCAGCTCCTGCGTCACCGCGGCCTTTTGGAATTGAGCGAAGGCCTTCGGGAGAAGGCTCGGGAGTCCTGGGAAGAAGCCCTGGCGATGAGCCGGAAGCTCGGCGACGAGGAGGGCTTCGCCAACACCGCTCCCTTGCTCGCCGACTTGGCCCAGCAGATGGGCGACTATGACCGGGCTTTGGAGATCCAGTCCCAGGTCCTGGCCTTGGCCGAGAAAAATCAGGACCGGCTCAAGCAGGGGCGGACTCACAGCAACATGGCCTCGATCCTGATCGAGGCCGCCGACTACGGCCGGGCGGCCGAAGCCGCGGCCCGAGCCCAGGCCTTCTTCGAGCGCGGCGGCACCGACCTTGACCATTGGATCCACGGTTTCAACCTGGCCACCCTCCAAGTTTATTTGGGCGAGAGCCTGCCGC includes:
- a CDS encoding alpha/beta fold hydrolase, which encodes MLTMPARALHSRDIRLEGGETGVLLLHGFTATADSMRYLAEALNKAKFTVIAPLLAGHGTQVEHLEKTHWKDWYRSAEDSLHALKAECKQVMVAGLSMGGLLAVHLAYHHKATVKALGLMATPLFLDNFLVRNVFPAIWKTPLKRVYKYQPKTIASIRDPEARRRYQTYHKVPVVSVANLLDLQQTARQELKHLRQPTIILHSFHDETVPYGNLDYIKALLASDEVETVTLKKSNHIITVDYDKDLVAKRLIRFFKRHS
- a CDS encoding sigma 54-interacting transcriptional regulator, which gives rise to MEDSQAYAAENELGRGSFGKVYRVHNRRMEHFALKVLSEGQAGTGLKRELNFLTRCSHPHLVKVVDFLPETAGIKGIAESGPGLVLEYLSGPGLAEALESAPPEDWIQAFAQALSALTYLHRRGLRHGDLKPSNFKFAKKRQLKLLDFGLAAENVGAQDGGYSGTWDYLAPEALGGTAGPGSDLFALASVFYQLATGRLPYPGSALAEKFLDAPLPLTKWRPNFPEGFARLLGRMLEPELEKRIRSAESALKVLRRLFPKQAPAESGEEPPAFLGREAWRAAMKNAVADWAAGRARAPLWLLSGGPGSGRSRCLEEIRWQALQSDLPLRRLDETSPAEWRAALQAGPALLAYADLHRAPEARQKELLEFLGSLRPASIGLLLEFDESAPNLLPELRAWLSSAAEAQRWRVEPFSREESREFLREALGEELSPASVETAHRLSGGLPVLLQVLSEVAGKTGAAGLKPGATGFATGLVARGFSPAQPWPLPESWLEEKKQAWRRLKPEARQILLAWALLLQPEALEPLAAVLEIPQNRFDAAMTQLEAQQLLIPMLRSQIPAWSGGEAAAMAKKLYLHFSAPGGAQPLTLAALAEAAGLVEEFWRQGSRAAEQLSAAGDAEAAVELYQRLLGGPLSDLERAHAYAYLAAALSRLGRFEEAAEAYENWYEVAEDDGSGVQTLKYFYLMGLNAQHQGQKAKAKKLYDRALAAAAPERFAQHQPFWRKVLALRGRLEQEEGNPAAARGFFEQGLAGAGQAAPELAQLLRHRGLLELSEGLREKARESWEEALAMSRKLGDEEGFANTAPLLADLAQQMGDYDRALEIQSQVLALAEKNQDRLKQGRTHSNMASILIEAADYGRAAEAAARAQAFFERGGTDLDHWIHGFNLATLQVYLGESLPLFLEETGVEARQLKRPDLLGYLERLRGEAFRLRRNYADALAAYRSSQEHFAQAAAAEEVDLSRWHECFTEALAGDIEAARRSAARAGSPRWQGLAHWFAAVGGETALSPERLERALEELRRAAPEEVLLLALQAGGELLLRHGFDAAAERVRSEAFDRLEALYRGLPEDRQLGFEQREDYRRLAEARRMRLKAEGLSREKFLAFAKINKRLNEERDFAQVLEQVMDAAMSLAGGERGFLLLREAESAEQILPGFKVETARNLKRENLSSEEFKISLSVVQEALRRRVALLTDDAQADPSFRHAESIQRYGLRSILALPLVGAGACLGVLYLDHRFEIGAFSEEKLLFLKAFADQAVLAIEKARTLGELAQAKRALEHRVEEQDHELERIGLELAEARKNLRYGYEEIVGQSPAMIKVLSLLDRVVDSRLAVWIHGESGTGKELIARALHFHGERKAGPFIAENCSAIPENLLESVLFGHVKGAFTHAERERMGLFEAANGGTIFLDEIGDMPLPMQAKLLRVLQEGELRRLGSNRAVKVDVRVISATNKDLKEMVRTGKFREDLYFRLNGIRVQLPPLRQRREDIPPLVRRFLKKAAEESGKPELGISEAALGLLAAYDWPGNIRELENTVRNAVLFAENDTITSETLGFKPELKEGQVETTAVAASSAESSDQPPEREALFQALRGSGFHKGEAAKAMGISTRHLYNLLEKYELPKNKWALKKLVG